DNA sequence from the Oryza brachyantha chromosome 5, ObraRS2, whole genome shotgun sequence genome:
GTAAAAACTGCCTGCGGCGTCAACATAACACAACCGACACAACCATTAACAGATTTGcaactttttaaatttgtacttCATCGgtcctaaaataattttatttcttttacccatccaacatttattttttatgcatcCCACACATatcaatataaaacaaaaagacTATAATACTCTTACAATGATTGTAATGCAATTGCTGTCCATTTTATCTTACAATGATTGCTTAAAACGAACTTATATTAGGATGCTCATCGGTTGGCTTTTCCCCTAAAAAGCGAAATGACatacttgcaaaaaaaaataaatttataaataaaacttatatgtaAGTATATTCTTAGCAACATGAAAACAAAGgttgaaaaacaaactacaataaaaaccttaaaatcaaatccaagttaaatattaaaaattcaaattttggcttataacaaAGCCCGATAAAGATGGTGCAAACATGATCGACTTTTAGGACGAGTAGTAATAATCAAATCCTTTGTTTTGTACCAACAAGTAATTATCACAAATGATTCATCTAGTCATCCATTAGCCATTTAACACAAAAGAACTAgtttgcaaattaattaatagtttaCGGTGAATTGAGAGCATGGACCCAACTATAGGATCAAGTAGGCGTatcaagcataaaaaaaaaccgttGAATGTTGTATAGACACTCCCCTAACTTTTTCACCGCGGCCCGTCAAAATTTATGCCCACATATATTTTCATCAGGATGAATTGGGCAAGAGcacatttttcttataaaaacaGATAATTATATTAGCGATTCAGATTTGGTAGAAAACCACATACAAAGTTCACGCGCACGCTGGGATTTCCAGTTTGCAAATGCAGCGCCAACACTCTTCACAAACAAAAGAATATCAACCGGTACCAGGCAGAGGCATTAGAAAGCTCTAGATGGCATAAACCAGTGACAAACACTGCATGCATTATCTTGACAAGTGAGCAGAATATTCATCCCCAAAAGCTTACCCAGTTTCAGATAATTGTTATCAAAATAGCGGTAAAATTATGCCTTGCCATGCTGCAATGGGAATGCCTCAATACGGTCTGTATCGCGAATCCATTCTTGACCTGCTACTACTTCCACTGGGACCATAACCATACTgcaatatgagaaaaaaaaaaattattagtaTGTGCCACAACTCAACCGATGAAAAGGATGATGGCAACCACAGCACCCAACGGAGACACCGATATAAAGCATTGCCGTCACTTATACAGGAAAATAACTGGTAGGAGATAAGGAAAACTAGTTTTTAAGTCAACAGATCAACAAGCCTTTGTTCTGTAAAATGCATTTGTAATCAGCATTAATGCTGTGTTAAAAGCTGGTGGTTACTTACATCATAATCAAGGCTACCAGAGAATCTGCCGTAAGGCAGTGGCAACATTGGGCCATACGCTCCATATGCTCCATATGCCTCTGTAGGTTCCATGAAACCTCCACCTGAACCACCCTCAAGTGGAGCAGCTGAGTCCACAGCAACCTGGGGGAGAAATCATACcacatgaaaaagaaaaaaaaatcaatattataattttcacACAAGTTTTCTAGCACGCATGCATGTCTACAGGTTTTGCTGATCTTGCTACTCTTTTTGTCTCACCTCCTGTCCAAGAATTTCATGACTTCTCCGTGCAACACGATCTGCTACACCATCATCAGCAAAAGTAACAAAACCGAAACCTCGGTGGCCACTTCTTTTAGGATCCTAAAACAGTGCTAGGAAAATGAGGTCGAAAAGCTAAGAACATGACCAATAATGACAGATACCACCAACCTTTGGAATATATGCATCCACAATTCGGCCAAATCGGCCAAAATAATCCCATAAATCATCAGTATTTGCCTCTTGTGGAAGTCTACCAACAAAAATCTTTCTGCCTGTTCCAAGTGACCCACCTAAGTGTCCTCCTAGTCAATTAAGATGCAATATCCAGTCAATATCAAATGTCTTCCTGTGTTTAATATCAGAGAACTTAACACTTACTTCCATGAGCTGGTCCTGCATGATCATACAATGTTGGCGCACCCAAAGCTGCATATCTTGTAGCAGCTGAGATGTATGCATTGTATGCACCATAACCACCCTGAACAACTCTCCTTGGGGGGTGCCTAACATCTTCATCCTACTAGTACGGACAAATGCATCATCATAAATACACAGGGCATCCAGTGAATTATGATGAAATAGAGGATAAGTATTAGATAAAACCTGGTAGAAgataaatatacatttgaaAGATAAGTGAATAGGAGGAATGCACCTTTGGAGTTGCACGGTCAACAGCTACAGTTGTACCATCAAGCTCATGTGTTTCTTGCATGATACTATCCACACATTCTGTAAGTTATagttcaaaaatcaaaattaggaaaatatacatgaactgaagctgaaaaaaagttaacatgCTCGAAAAATGTAGTGGAAAATGGAAGTTGCAAGCACACTTTAAATTGGCATCATGGCATAACATGCAAAAGAaacctatgaaaaaaaaataagcagaaagacaaaaaaatctagaaagtAAACCTAGAACAGGACATATATGAATTAATTGTAGAATGTAGATTCCATGCCAAAATTCGAGCCCCAAAACTGGGCGGCTTTTGTTGCAACCACCATTTTGGTTAACAGATCAGGGGAATTTGCAGTTTTGGATGGGCATGCTACATGCCGAAATTGGTAAATGGCTAAACATTTCCCACCTGCAGTTGGCAGCACAAGCACAGGTTGCACAGCCTTGCCACCCAACAGCTGCCCATTACTGCCAAGAGCCAACCCTATGCATGGGTCTAAAGCTATGGAAATGAGCACATGCAGGGCATTGGTGCGCCACACTGCCATCGCTACCAGCATCAAAAACACCATATTTATCATGCCAGTGGTCCGAATGTGAGAGCATTATGCTCATTGAATGGAAGGGCACAAGCTATATTATTACCACCACTAGTAAGTTCATCTACAGGATCAATGGTAATCTGGTAATCTAAATGAGTATTCAAGTATTACATACACATACCTGCACTCCGGAAAGTGATAAATCCAATTCCACGATGGCTTTTTGAACCCAGTTCCTACATGAGATAGGGGGAAAACAGTGTCCACATTACTAGAGGTTAATCATCCCAAAGGCTCAAGCCCTTGCAGGATAGCTTGGAAGTTCATGTGTAATGATGAGGTTGTTGCAGCAAACAATGGAACTTTTGGTAACTACAAGGGCTAGATCAGAATTTGAGGATGTAGAGGTCCCATATTTGCCCACCTTCCCAATTATAACTGATGTAATGCACATATGGTTGACCAAACTACCCCTCTATCATTGTATGAGCTCACAGTTTTCCAAGAAGTAATTAGTCATTTTCCAGGAATTATATAGTCATTAAGTGCAGCCATTTCCAAAATTAATGTCGTTTTCATTGATACCTTTAGGTCAATGCATATTTACTACAATGATATGAATCAGTGCTTAAATTTTAATGCTTCAAGAAAGAGTATAACCGATCAAACAAAAACATTCTAATTTCTAATAGATGCCACTCAAGATTGAGTTAAAAGAAGAAGATTGTTTGCCTTCAGTACTTCACACTAGACACATGGCTCATTGTCATATTTCCCAAAAAAACTGATCCCATAAAACCAAGATAAATCTTATTGGTCTCCTTATTGGGAGGAACATAGTTcaattatataaaacaaattactgCCTAGCTATCCATGTTGGTTAGAGGTGACAGGTATTTatgaatggagggagtattgttTTTAGTGCTCTAGtacaagaagaaaagaaaatggctGATATATCAAATGGAGTTACATATTAAATGAACAAAATGATGTCATTTAGAAAATGAACTTCAAAACTGTTTTATGTGTGCATTGTCAATACTTGGACGAAAAGATGAAATCAAAATTAGAAGACAGCACTTAGTTAGATATAGGATAGTACATCTCAACACAATTTAAAATCAGTTTAACTTTCTCACCTTTGGCATATAGAGATCAATTATTTCTCCAAAACCTTCAAAATGCCTGTTCAGAACCCATTAtagccaaaattcaaatattaattgatGTCCTGCTAGATACGTAAACTAAATCTCACCTCCGAA
Encoded proteins:
- the LOC102709078 gene encoding heterogeneous nuclear ribonucleoprotein A1, A2/B1 homolog isoform X2, which gives rise to MSKFGPLDDCIVMKERSSGRSRGFGYVTFSSVEDAKKVLKDEHVLGNRTLEVKIATPKEEMRAPGIKKATRIFVARIPQSVDESMFRRHFEGFGEIIDLYMPKELGSKSHRGIGFITFRSAECVDSIMQETHELDGTTVAVDRATPKDEDVRHPPRRVVQGGYGAYNAYISAATRYAALGAPTLYDHAGPAHGRGHLGGSLGTGRKIFVGRLPQEANTDDLWDYFGRFGRIVDAYIPKDPKRSGHRGFGFVTFADDGVADRVARRSHEILGQEVAVDSAAPLEGGSGGGFMEPTEAYGAYGAYGPMLPLPYGRFSGSLDYDYGYGPSGSSSRSRMDSRYRPY
- the LOC102709078 gene encoding heterogeneous nuclear ribonucleoprotein A1, A2/B1 homolog isoform X1, translating into MASKLVVLGIPWDVDTEGLREYMSKFGPLDDCIVMKERSSGRSRGFGYVTFSSVEDAKKVLKDEHVLGNRTLEVKIATPKEEMRAPGIKKATRIFVARIPQSVDESMFRRHFEGFGEIIDLYMPKELGSKSHRGIGFITFRSAECVDSIMQETHELDGTTVAVDRATPKDEDVRHPPRRVVQGGYGAYNAYISAATRYAALGAPTLYDHAGPAHGRGHLGGSLGTGRKIFVGRLPQEANTDDLWDYFGRFGRIVDAYIPKDPKRSGHRGFGFVTFADDGVADRVARRSHEILGQEVAVDSAAPLEGGSGGGFMEPTEAYGAYGAYGPMLPLPYGRFSGSLDYDYGYGPSGSSSRSRMDSRYRPY